One window of Candidatus Nanosynbacter sp. HMT-352 genomic DNA carries:
- a CDS encoding SurA N-terminal domain-containing protein, producing MKNLLNRKDKKQPKELPKRITNDTVAQHREKVLAAGRKHKYPIQYTKRRLVWITMLVSVVILIVFIALGWAQLYVWKDTSDIAYRITKILPLPVANIDGENAEYSDYLLYHRSSLAVLQSQGQADQKDKVKFYQNQSIDKALEVAYAKKLARENNITVDDKKVQDLIKKQQESSKLSQSAYESVVKDNLHWSMDELKTAMKYTLLKQEASFKIDKTANNLASDIKKRLQEGKSLKDIATEMGDKVQPVFDLSVSTDNSDGGLTKAAMSLTKGKISGPIKTLSGDGYYFVTLNNIEGNTVNYSYVKVPLTEFNNQFNYLKNNNKVKYFISIDK from the coding sequence ATGAAGAATCTATTGAACCGTAAAGATAAAAAACAACCAAAGGAGCTACCTAAGAGGATTACAAACGATACAGTAGCTCAGCACCGCGAGAAAGTCTTGGCGGCTGGTCGTAAGCATAAATATCCTATCCAATACACCAAACGTCGATTGGTATGGATAACGATGCTCGTTAGTGTTGTTATTCTGATTGTTTTCATTGCTCTTGGTTGGGCACAGTTATATGTCTGGAAAGATACAAGCGATATCGCATATAGGATAACTAAGATTTTACCTCTTCCTGTGGCTAATATTGACGGAGAAAATGCTGAGTATAGCGACTATCTTTTGTACCATCGTAGCTCATTGGCGGTATTGCAGTCTCAGGGGCAAGCAGATCAAAAGGACAAAGTTAAGTTCTATCAAAACCAGTCCATAGATAAGGCGTTAGAGGTGGCATATGCCAAAAAACTTGCGAGAGAAAATAATATTACGGTAGATGATAAAAAGGTACAAGATCTTATCAAAAAACAGCAGGAATCTAGCAAGCTATCGCAGTCCGCTTACGAGTCTGTAGTAAAAGACAACCTTCATTGGTCAATGGATGAGCTAAAAACTGCCATGAAATATACTTTGTTAAAGCAGGAAGCGTCTTTTAAGATTGATAAAACAGCTAATAATCTAGCGTCTGACATTAAGAAGAGGCTGCAAGAGGGTAAATCCTTAAAGGATATTGCTACGGAAATGGGCGACAAAGTGCAGCCGGTATTTGATCTATCCGTCTCTACGGATAATTCTGACGGAGGTCTAACGAAAGCGGCTATGTCATTAACAAAGGGTAAAATCTCAGGTCCTATAAAGACTCTTTCGGGTGACGGATATTATTTTGTAACGCTTAATAATATTGAAGGCAACACCGTAAATTACTCTTATGTAAAAGTTCCGTTGACTGAATTTAATAACCAGTTTAACTACTTAAAAAATAACAATAAAGTAAAATATTTCATTTCTATCGATAAATAA
- a CDS encoding PH domain-containing protein, giving the protein MTEQIKDKQFDGQRDGEQLLFVFRRHIIAMRKGFYLLIGSMTLGSLPFLIWQDNLNLLWVFVGGFIFGLMLFFYHFLMWFYTYYIVTDQRIRQITQHGFFGKDVIELKLSKIQNISYSIPGFSGEMFKFGTIVIQTFVGDLVIKNVEHPDKIYNKLQDAVEISTKKEDINEESIEP; this is encoded by the coding sequence ATGACAGAGCAAATTAAAGATAAGCAATTTGATGGGCAGCGTGACGGAGAGCAACTGTTGTTTGTGTTTCGTCGTCACATAATTGCTATGAGAAAAGGATTCTATCTACTTATAGGATCGATGACGCTTGGTTCATTGCCTTTTTTAATTTGGCAAGATAATTTGAATCTTTTATGGGTATTTGTTGGTGGATTTATTTTTGGTCTAATGCTATTTTTCTATCATTTTTTGATGTGGTTTTATACTTACTATATTGTTACCGATCAGAGAATTCGTCAGATTACTCAACATGGATTTTTTGGCAAAGATGTCATTGAGCTGAAATTGTCAAAAATTCAGAATATTAGTTATAGTATCCCGGGGTTTAGTGGAGAGATGTTTAAATTCGGAACAATAGTTATTCAAACTTTTGTTGGAGATCTTGTTATAAAAAACGTAGAACATCCAGATAAGATCTATAATAAATTACAAGACGCAGTGGAAATTTCGACAAAGAAGGAGGATATCAATGAAGAATCTATTGAACCGTAA
- a CDS encoding type II secretion system protein — MGNKQKGFTIIEVILFVAISGLLTSMLMVGVGMSINRQQYRDSVQSYAGFLRNEYSKVVNVENERSKGTCPIEGSDGRAETLRGQSDCVIVGRYITTEGSLGSTDGNLYKTYPVYAYRPDKGSAWTYKRGAESDKYIVNWQAKTRFSNQAKDSAYISILMYRHPETGQLDIRTDTSRFGDNLTDFVNNKNSAGVVQSAGEQRQQREICVYDDGWLPGERLSIFLRSHAGSADAVVMGNATGGCADA; from the coding sequence ATGGGCAATAAACAAAAAGGTTTTACTATAATTGAAGTGATTTTGTTTGTGGCTATTTCTGGTTTGCTGACCTCTATGCTGATGGTTGGCGTAGGTATGTCAATTAATCGTCAGCAATATCGTGATTCGGTGCAGTCTTATGCTGGTTTTTTGCGAAATGAATACTCGAAGGTGGTCAATGTTGAGAATGAGCGATCTAAGGGCACTTGTCCAATTGAAGGTTCTGATGGTCGAGCTGAAACTCTACGTGGTCAATCTGATTGTGTGATTGTCGGTCGCTATATTACCACTGAAGGTTCTTTGGGCTCGACTGACGGCAATCTGTACAAAACTTATCCAGTTTATGCCTATAGACCAGATAAGGGTAGTGCGTGGACTTATAAACGTGGTGCCGAGTCTGATAAATATATCGTTAATTGGCAAGCAAAAACTAGGTTCTCTAACCAAGCCAAAGATAGTGCGTATATTTCTATTTTGATGTACCGTCATCCAGAGACGGGGCAGTTGGATATTAGAACTGACACGAGTCGATTCGGTGACAATTTAACTGATTTCGTCAATAATAAAAATAGTGCTGGAGTTGTGCAGTCTGCTGGCGAGCAGCGTCAACAGAGGGAAATTTGTGTTTATGATGACGGCTGGCTACCGGGGGAGAGATTATCTATTTTTCTACGATCACATGCAGGTTCTGCTGATGCTGTAGTTATGGGTAATGCGACAGGAGGTTGTGCTGATGCGTAA
- a CDS encoding PilW family protein — MIRGYKKGFTLIELMLAMSFISVLLLSIAMVGIQAGKMYSRGIVLRDVNQAGRDISDTIRRDFLQANAEKIDSTGLRVPNNSNWSTGRLCLGSHSYVWNNPKYLDDPSLLGGNSLFKVNGNPVNLVRVVDADSGLCKKDASGKYPETVDLAKSSNLLRAINSGDGSIGVHEVTLEKVTSDNSREALYKLTFTLGTSKMSEIRNSSCKAPTEDDSNFEFCAINKFEMIVRTNG, encoded by the coding sequence ATGATTCGGGGCTATAAAAAAGGATTTACGCTTATCGAATTGATGCTCGCTATGAGTTTTATCTCTGTTCTTTTGTTGTCGATTGCGATGGTGGGTATTCAAGCGGGAAAAATGTATAGCAGAGGTATCGTGCTTCGTGATGTTAATCAAGCGGGGCGAGATATTTCAGACACGATTCGGCGCGATTTTCTTCAGGCAAATGCCGAAAAGATTGACAGTACAGGATTGAGGGTGCCGAATAATAGCAATTGGTCAACTGGTCGACTTTGCCTTGGCTCTCATTCTTACGTGTGGAATAATCCAAAGTATTTGGACGATCCTAGCCTGTTGGGCGGAAATAGTCTGTTTAAGGTTAATGGTAATCCAGTGAATTTAGTGCGCGTAGTTGATGCGGATAGCGGATTATGTAAAAAAGATGCTTCTGGCAAATATCCAGAAACCGTCGATCTTGCAAAATCATCCAATTTGCTTAGAGCTATCAATAGCGGCGATGGCTCAATTGGTGTACACGAAGTTACATTAGAAAAGGTTACCTCAGACAATTCAAGGGAGGCGCTGTATAAATTGACCTTTACGCTGGGGACGAGCAAGATGAGTGAAATAAGGAATTCTTCCTGTAAAGCTCCGACTGAAGATGATAGCAATTTTGAGTTCTGTGCTATAAATAAATTTGAGATGATTGTGAGGACAAATGGGTAA
- a CDS encoding type II secretion system F family protein → MKKYDYEARDSASNKIVKSVVQADSENAAAKLLTAQGFVPLKIELQDDKTNFFARFSGRITTKDRVVFTRQLATLIGAGLPLAQSLRTVQEQTTNKRMQEIVQEIISDVEGGKSLSDSFAKHPEAFNKVYVALISAGETSGTMDDSLKRLAAQQEKEAAMMSKIRGAMMYPSIVLVVIILVIGFMLFTVVPQVEGLYRDLNKGLPFVTLMMIKTANFFSSLWWLVILAMIIGGYFLAQYLKTEQGIRTKDTFKLNVPMFKGMFRKMYMARFARTGQVLLSTGVPMLDMLRITSDAVNNVIISESILRASDKVKGGKALSASLSNEDYFLAMVPQMIKIGEQSGKIDEMMGKTAQVYEDELDEEIRALSTAIEPVLMVFLAIVAGTMVAAILLPIYSLVGNINIR, encoded by the coding sequence ATGAAAAAGTACGATTACGAAGCCAGGGATAGCGCAAGTAACAAAATCGTTAAATCAGTTGTTCAGGCTGATAGTGAAAACGCTGCCGCAAAACTCTTGACGGCTCAGGGCTTTGTGCCGTTAAAAATTGAATTACAAGACGATAAAACAAATTTCTTTGCGAGGTTTTCTGGTAGAATCACCACTAAGGATAGGGTTGTGTTTACTCGTCAGCTAGCAACTCTTATTGGAGCTGGGCTACCTTTGGCGCAAAGTCTTCGAACGGTTCAGGAGCAGACGACGAATAAGCGCATGCAGGAAATAGTCCAGGAAATTATCTCTGATGTTGAAGGTGGTAAATCCTTGTCTGATTCGTTCGCAAAGCATCCAGAAGCTTTTAATAAAGTTTATGTAGCTTTGATCTCGGCCGGCGAGACGTCAGGTACGATGGATGATTCGCTTAAGAGGTTAGCTGCTCAGCAGGAAAAAGAGGCTGCTATGATGAGTAAAATTAGAGGTGCTATGATGTATCCATCAATTGTCTTGGTAGTGATTATCTTAGTTATCGGATTTATGTTATTCACGGTCGTTCCGCAAGTTGAGGGTCTGTATCGTGACTTAAATAAGGGGTTGCCATTTGTAACTCTTATGATGATTAAAACGGCGAACTTTTTTAGTAGTCTTTGGTGGCTTGTTATATTGGCAATGATTATCGGCGGTTATTTCCTAGCACAATATCTGAAAACTGAACAGGGAATTAGGACTAAAGACACCTTTAAGCTTAATGTCCCAATGTTCAAAGGCATGTTCAGGAAAATGTACATGGCTCGATTTGCCAGGACTGGTCAAGTTCTTCTGAGTACTGGTGTGCCAATGCTTGATATGCTTCGAATTACGTCTGATGCTGTCAATAACGTGATTATTAGCGAAAGCATACTTCGTGCGTCAGATAAGGTGAAGGGTGGTAAGGCGCTCTCAGCTTCTTTATCTAATGAAGATTATTTCCTAGCAATGGTGCCGCAGATGATTAAAATTGGTGAGCAATCGGGTAAGATTGATGAGATGATGGGCAAGACTGCTCAGGTGTACGAAGATGAGCTTGACGAGGAGATTCGCGCCTTGTCGACGGCGATAGAGCCGGTTTTAATGGTCTTTTTGGCTATAGTTGCAGGTACGATGGTCGCGGCTATCTTGCTTCCAATCTATAGCTTGGTTGGCAACATTAATATTCGCTAG
- a CDS encoding glycosyltransferase family 2 protein has translation MDIEIPLGKRTKKYRFLEMLPGLLSYGAIILLIVLSILSPVLASIYLLSIILAAFVKAIAISYRVISGYSNMEKASRVDWNGRLSDLEDPKEAYSRLRDNQSRELLYQQHVDNLRFMSAAEDGYYPKPSNIYNALIMPAYNESIEVIEPALKSVLDTTYDKKRLIVVFAYEERGGVDIDTTAKMLKKKYGKYFHSFHIVKHPKDLPNEVVGKGGNITYAGKWLEQYLQQEEIAFSDVIVTTMDCDNKPHKYYFDYVTYEYITHEDRKHLSFQPICLFTNNIWDVPAPMRVVATGNSFWNIISSMRPYSLRNFASHSQPMNALVEMNFWSTRTIVEDGHQYWRSYFYFDGNYEVVPIFVPIYQDAVLSNGYKKTLKAQFVQLRRWSYGASDVAYVGNNVFNKNRTVKFWPSLARFIRLLDGHVTQACIALIVAFGGWAPLVLNGEAARSVAAHQLPDTVSLIQQIAMVGILVSIFVSFKLLPPRPERYKKSRNVLMVLQWALMPVIAIVYSSMASYNAQTHLLLGKYLDKFDVTEKTTVEMNDQSRVQNKKKKDDHDASSSEG, from the coding sequence ATGGACATTGAGATTCCACTTGGTAAACGAACAAAAAAATATCGTTTTCTTGAGATGCTTCCTGGATTATTAAGCTACGGGGCTATTATTCTTTTGATCGTTTTGTCTATTTTAAGTCCTGTTCTGGCGTCAATTTATTTACTGTCTATAATCCTAGCTGCGTTTGTGAAAGCCATAGCAATTAGCTATAGGGTAATTAGTGGTTATAGTAATATGGAAAAAGCGTCGAGAGTCGACTGGAATGGTCGATTGTCTGATTTGGAAGATCCGAAAGAAGCATACTCTAGACTGAGAGATAATCAATCTAGGGAGTTGTTATATCAACAACATGTAGACAATCTAAGATTTATGTCTGCTGCGGAAGACGGGTACTATCCTAAACCCAGTAATATTTACAACGCTCTTATTATGCCTGCATACAACGAGAGTATAGAAGTGATTGAACCTGCTCTTAAATCAGTTTTAGATACAACATATGATAAGAAGCGTCTGATTGTGGTTTTTGCATACGAAGAGCGTGGTGGTGTTGATATTGATACAACAGCTAAAATGCTGAAAAAGAAATACGGCAAGTACTTTCATTCTTTCCATATTGTAAAACATCCAAAAGATCTACCAAATGAGGTGGTCGGTAAGGGTGGAAACATCACGTATGCAGGCAAGTGGTTAGAGCAATATTTACAACAGGAAGAAATAGCTTTTTCTGATGTTATTGTTACAACAATGGACTGTGATAATAAGCCGCATAAGTATTATTTTGATTATGTGACATATGAGTATATTACTCATGAAGATAGAAAACATTTATCGTTCCAGCCTATATGTTTGTTTACTAATAATATATGGGATGTTCCTGCACCGATGCGAGTAGTGGCAACAGGGAATTCATTTTGGAATATCATCAGCTCCATGCGTCCATATTCTTTACGTAATTTTGCATCACATTCGCAGCCAATGAACGCTCTCGTTGAGATGAACTTTTGGAGTACGCGAACAATTGTTGAAGACGGTCACCAGTACTGGAGAAGCTATTTCTATTTTGATGGTAATTACGAAGTTGTACCAATTTTTGTACCGATTTATCAGGATGCGGTATTGTCTAATGGATATAAAAAGACACTGAAGGCGCAGTTTGTTCAGTTGCGTCGTTGGAGCTACGGGGCTTCAGATGTGGCATACGTTGGTAATAACGTATTCAATAAAAATAGAACAGTAAAATTTTGGCCTAGTCTAGCCAGGTTTATAAGGTTGTTAGATGGACATGTAACACAGGCCTGTATTGCTCTAATTGTTGCTTTTGGCGGGTGGGCGCCGCTTGTGCTGAATGGTGAGGCTGCTCGTAGTGTTGCCGCACATCAACTGCCGGATACGGTTAGCTTAATACAACAGATAGCTATGGTAGGCATTCTGGTTTCAATTTTCGTATCATTTAAACTTCTGCCTCCGCGCCCAGAAAGATATAAAAAGAGTAGGAATGTATTAATGGTCCTGCAATGGGCTCTGATGCCTGTAATTGCTATAGTATACAGCTCAATGGCCTCGTATAATGCCCAGACCCATCTTTTGCTTGGTAAATATCTTGATAAGTTTGACGTGACAGAGAAGACTACTGTAGAGATGAATGATCAGAGTCGTGTTCAGAATAAGAAAAAGAAGGACGACCACGACGCCTCTTCCTCTGAGGGATGA
- a CDS encoding type II secretion system protein, with protein MTKKDNKKGFTIIEVVLVLAIAGLIFAMVFIALPALQRSQRDQSRKNDASTVAAAITNWNSANRNGGTFNEESLRKYVDKLDQYDKSSELKVATPGASMSVASNEIKVMRGKKCPSSTPAPSADDPANITLQNGSSRNAAVVVLLENNGSQKQLYCQDV; from the coding sequence ATGACAAAAAAAGATAATAAAAAAGGATTTACAATCATCGAGGTTGTTCTAGTCTTGGCTATTGCTGGACTTATCTTTGCGATGGTGTTTATCGCATTGCCAGCTTTGCAGCGTAGCCAGCGCGACCAGTCAAGGAAGAACGACGCTTCAACAGTTGCCGCAGCTATTACCAATTGGAATTCAGCTAATCGTAACGGTGGCACGTTTAATGAAGAGTCTCTACGCAAGTATGTCGATAAGCTTGATCAATACGACAAGTCTTCAGAGTTAAAGGTTGCTACACCTGGTGCTTCAATGTCAGTAGCTAGTAACGAAATCAAGGTTATGCGAGGTAAGAAATGTCCTTCTAGCACGCCAGCTCCATCTGCTGACGATCCAGCAAATATAACTTTGCAAAACGGATCTTCACGTAATGCGGCAGTCGTAGTTCTGCTGGAGAACAACGGTTCTCAAAAGCAATTGTATTGCCAGGATGTATAA
- the xerA gene encoding site-specific tyrosine recombinase/integron integrase produces the protein MSEALTDFLEHLEVEGGRSQKTIINYQLYLERFIDFAGDINVDKITSELIRQYRLWLNRYKNDNTGEGLSLITQSYHLIALRGLLTYLSRRNIKSLAADRIILPKVVRKQVTFLQYDEVLRMIDQIPTDTESGLRDRAIVELLFSSGLRVSELVNLNRDHINLKRREFMVRGKGQKDRPVFISKSAAEHISAYLEARTDNLPALFLSYSKRHAAPNASGDYRRLSARSIQRMVGQYARLAGITKHVSPHTMRHSFATDLLMNGADLRSVQSMLGHSNISTTQVYTHVTDQHLKDIHDRFHSDTES, from the coding sequence ATGTCAGAAGCTTTAACTGATTTCTTAGAGCACCTAGAGGTTGAAGGTGGGCGTAGTCAAAAAACCATCATAAATTATCAACTATACCTGGAGAGATTTATCGATTTTGCTGGCGATATAAATGTTGATAAAATTACATCAGAGCTAATACGTCAGTATCGCCTCTGGTTAAACCGTTATAAAAATGACAACACTGGCGAAGGGCTGTCTTTAATTACCCAAAGTTATCATCTTATTGCATTGCGAGGTCTACTGACCTACCTTTCTCGTCGTAATATCAAAAGTCTAGCGGCCGACAGAATTATATTACCCAAAGTAGTCCGTAAACAAGTGACTTTTTTACAATATGACGAGGTTTTACGCATGATTGATCAAATACCAACCGATACAGAATCTGGACTGAGAGATCGAGCAATCGTTGAATTGCTATTTTCCAGCGGACTACGTGTTTCAGAATTGGTCAATTTAAACCGCGATCACATAAACCTAAAGAGGCGCGAATTTATGGTGCGAGGAAAAGGACAAAAGGATCGCCCTGTTTTTATTTCAAAAAGTGCCGCCGAACACATATCGGCATACCTGGAAGCTAGAACAGATAATCTACCCGCTCTATTTTTAAGCTATAGCAAACGCCACGCAGCTCCCAACGCCTCCGGAGACTACCGTAGGTTAAGCGCGCGCAGTATTCAGAGAATGGTTGGTCAATATGCTAGATTAGCTGGTATCACAAAACATGTAAGTCCACACACTATGCGCCATAGCTTTGCCACCGACCTACTCATGAACGGTGCGGACTTGCGCTCAGTCCAATCAATGCTGGGACATAGCAATATATCAACAACACAGGTATACACACACGTTACCGACCAACATCTGAAAGACATTCACGACCGATTTCATAGCGACACAGAATCTTAA
- a CDS encoding prepilin peptidase, translating to MIKFVLVGFLGAILGSFAGAQIWRLRARQLMEDKKAGEKVDQKELKKLSPLIKKISKDRSRCLSCGHELKWYDLIPVVSWVAGLGWCRYCKAFIGWTEILLELVMAGLFVASVAFWPGSLTDIWQVALLVLWLASLVLLAILFVYDLRWLLLPDVINIPFIILGAIFAGIKVCLAGDFSKSLMTLFGSIAILSGIYMVLYLFSKYRYGEDKTWIGFGDVKLGLGLGLFLGNWLLAFAALFIANLIGTLLVLPSMMRGKLQATSRICFGPLLIAGFLLAWFFSRQILEWGFLIV from the coding sequence ATGATTAAGTTTGTACTAGTGGGATTTTTAGGGGCTATTTTAGGCAGTTTCGCCGGAGCGCAAATTTGGCGCTTGCGGGCTCGTCAATTGATGGAAGATAAAAAAGCCGGAGAAAAAGTTGACCAAAAGGAATTAAAGAAATTATCTCCATTGATAAAAAAAATTTCCAAAGATAGATCTCGCTGTCTATCTTGCGGACATGAGCTTAAGTGGTACGATTTGATTCCTGTGGTAAGTTGGGTCGCTGGATTGGGATGGTGCAGATATTGCAAAGCATTTATCGGTTGGACGGAAATCTTGCTAGAACTAGTGATGGCTGGACTGTTCGTTGCATCCGTGGCTTTTTGGCCTGGATCATTGACGGATATCTGGCAAGTCGCGTTGCTGGTTTTGTGGTTGGCAAGTTTGGTGCTATTGGCGATTTTATTTGTTTATGACCTCAGATGGCTACTTCTTCCAGATGTAATTAATATTCCGTTTATCATTCTTGGCGCTATTTTTGCGGGAATAAAAGTATGTCTAGCTGGCGATTTTTCAAAAAGCTTGATGACGTTATTTGGGTCGATTGCGATTCTGAGCGGAATATATATGGTGCTGTATTTATTCTCGAAATATCGTTATGGGGAAGATAAAACTTGGATCGGCTTTGGTGATGTTAAGCTTGGACTTGGATTGGGTTTGTTCTTAGGAAACTGGCTTTTGGCGTTTGCTGCGTTGTTCATCGCGAATCTTATCGGCACGCTTCTTGTCTTGCCATCAATGATGCGAGGAAAATTGCAAGCAACTTCACGGATATGCTTCGGCCCATTGCTTATCGCAGGGTTTTTGCTCGCTTGGTTCTTTAGCCGACAAATTTTAGAGTGGGGCTTTCTTATTGTCTAA
- a CDS encoding PulJ/GspJ family protein: MRKFNRGDTLVEVLLGVTIFSLVAVISLETMNRGMAIAQYSLETTLVRQQVDAQAEMLRYAHDMKNDTWKKLVDNNSVSVSAVNGNEGNLGAEKCPDDFSTKEFALVATPSLASKISILNNPGDYKAAETYARVDSDTKKTYGISVRLVKPSTTVGSRDSNKYDAYIKACWMPVGSKMPATIGTIVRLYDSGL; this comes from the coding sequence ATGCGTAAGTTTAACAGAGGCGACACACTTGTCGAAGTGCTGCTTGGAGTAACCATTTTTAGTCTAGTTGCCGTTATTTCATTAGAAACCATGAACCGCGGGATGGCTATCGCTCAGTATTCTTTGGAGACGACGTTGGTTCGCCAACAGGTTGACGCTCAGGCTGAAATGCTAAGATATGCGCATGATATGAAAAATGATACTTGGAAGAAATTGGTAGACAATAATTCAGTGAGCGTTTCTGCTGTTAATGGCAATGAAGGAAACTTGGGTGCTGAAAAATGTCCTGATGATTTTTCTACGAAAGAGTTTGCTTTGGTTGCGACGCCTTCACTTGCTTCGAAGATTAGTATATTGAACAATCCTGGAGATTATAAAGCGGCAGAAACATACGCGCGGGTTGATAGTGATACTAAAAAAACGTATGGAATATCAGTTAGGTTGGTTAAGCCGAGTACGACTGTCGGAAGTAGGGATAGTAATAAATATGATGCGTACATAAAAGCGTGCTGGATGCCAGTTGGCAGCAAAATGCCGGCGACTATTGGTACGATTGTGAGGTTGTATGATTCGGGGCTATAA
- a CDS encoding NrdR family transcriptional regulator — MICIKCFHGKTHVVNSRQNKKYPITWRRHICDQCGYSFTTYEKPAIPLVVTSQDGKEDNFSIGKLILSIARSFNHNEKLAGSYSYDLANTIQDKLILLQNKPTISSQHIAEITHSTLQNFDQIAALQYAAQHDLIIPQRKRRRGRPSFSYSEHDSDHSSLQ, encoded by the coding sequence ATGATATGCATAAAATGTTTTCACGGAAAAACCCACGTAGTAAATTCTCGTCAAAATAAAAAATACCCAATAACCTGGCGTAGACATATATGCGACCAATGCGGCTATTCTTTTACAACCTACGAAAAGCCTGCGATTCCCCTCGTTGTCACGTCACAAGATGGCAAGGAAGATAATTTTTCTATAGGAAAACTGATACTTAGTATTGCGCGAAGTTTTAATCATAATGAAAAATTAGCAGGCTCATATAGCTACGACCTGGCCAATACTATACAAGATAAGTTGATACTTTTACAAAACAAACCCACTATATCATCACAACACATCGCCGAAATAACCCACTCAACATTACAGAATTTCGACCAAATAGCCGCACTGCAATACGCAGCACAACATGATCTTATCATCCCTCAGAGGAAGAGGCGTCGTGGTCGTCCTTCTTTTTCTTATTCTGAACACGACTCTGATCATTCATCTCTACAGTAG
- a CDS encoding nucleoside-diphosphate kinase, whose product MAESEKNYCGVERTLIVFKPDAVQRGIVGEILQRFERVGLKIVGVKMTSPSRDHYYAHYEDIGKLATRRGEGTLNITLDMMMDGPVIAMVLEGVEAVAVVRKIVGPTEPKSADMGTIRGDYSHISFGYADECQKGVPNLIHASGDSDEAVREIEHWFKPEELVNYHTLSEKFTR is encoded by the coding sequence ATGGCAGAAAGCGAAAAAAACTACTGTGGCGTTGAGAGGACACTAATCGTCTTTAAGCCTGACGCAGTTCAACGAGGTATCGTTGGGGAAATTTTACAACGTTTTGAGCGAGTTGGACTAAAAATAGTTGGTGTAAAAATGACATCACCATCTAGGGATCATTACTATGCTCATTACGAAGACATTGGTAAATTGGCTACTCGTCGAGGTGAGGGAACTTTGAATATAACATTAGATATGATGATGGACGGTCCGGTCATAGCAATGGTACTAGAGGGTGTTGAAGCTGTTGCTGTTGTTAGGAAGATTGTTGGTCCAACAGAGCCTAAGTCGGCTGACATGGGAACAATTCGCGGTGATTATTCACACATTAGTTTTGGCTACGCAGATGAGTGCCAAAAGGGAGTTCCAAATTTGATTCACGCATCCGGCGATTCAGATGAGGCTGTTCGTGAGATCGAGCACTGGTTCAAGCCGGAAGAATTGGTAAATTATCACACATTAAGTGAAAAGTTTACTCGCTAA